Part of the Luteitalea sp. genome is shown below.
CACGCGCGGGAAAGCTGCCGAGGAGCTCGTCGAGTGGCTGCTCGACCACCTCGACCTCTAGCCCTGTTCGGCTCGCGTTACGTAAACGTTGTACATCCCCAGGGGGGTGTGCTCGTAAGGAGACCCACGGTCCTCGGTCCCGTCCGCCAGGGCGGGACATGCCCTTTTATTTCTTTCAGTTTCACATGCGTTATCTCGTTTTGAGCGACCTCCACGCCAACCTCCAGGCGCTCGAGGCCGTGCTTGCGGCAGCGCCGCCCCGTTCCTACGACTGCTTCCTCGTCCTCGGTGATCTCGTCGGCTACGGCGCCGACCCAAACGTGGTCATCGAACAGATCCGCGAGCTCCGGCCCGATGCGGTGATCCGCGGGAACCACGACAAGGTGGCAGGGGGACTACTCGCGCCCGAGACGTTCAATCCTGCCGCCCGCCAGGCAGTCGACTGGACCATCGAGGCGCTCGACGCCCCCAACCGCGATTACCTGCGCGCATTGCCCGCTGGGCCGCTCGTGTTGGATGAGCGCATCGAGCTCTGGCACGGTGCGCCGGATGACGAAGACTTCTACATCTTCACGCTGGAAGACGCCGAGCACGCCGCGTACCTCCTCCGTCGTCCCATCGGCCTGTTCGGCCATACGCACGTGCAAGGTATCTACCGGTTCCCGGGCGAGACCAACGGTGTTCGATACGTGCGCCCGGATGCCGAGGGACGAGTCGCACTACCGGAGGACGGTCGAGTGCTCATCAATCCCGGCTCGGTCGGACAGCCGCGCGACGGTGACCCGCGCGCCGCCTTCGCCATCGTCGACACCACCGCCGGCGTCGTCGATCTCCGCAGGGTCCCCTACGCCATCGCCACCGCGCAAGCGCGGATTCTCGAGGCCGGCCTGCCAGCGAGCTTGGCGACACGGCTGGCGATGGGAAGGTAGCGGCGGCGGAGAAAGGTCGACGAGGGATCCAGGGACCGAGGGATCAAGGGATCAAGGGATCAAGGGATCAAGGGATCAAGGGATCAAGGGATCGAGGGATCAAGGGATCGAGGGATCAAGGGATCAAGGGATCGAGGGACGGAAGGTTCGAGCTCCTGGATGAATGCCACGAGGTCGACCGCGACGCGCCCAGGGTCCTCCCAGTGAAGTCCATGCCCCGCGCCGCGATGGACGATGAGCCGTGCGCCTGGTATGGCGGTGCGCAACGCCTCCTGATCCTGCCGCGGGGACAAGCCATCCTGGTCGCCCCAGAGAATCAGCGTCGGTGCCGTGATCGCCCCAGCGCCCGGGAAGTCCGGGGTCTCGAGGAACGCCTTGAACGTCTGCCGCCACACCTGCGCCGGCACCTTTAGGCTCTCGCGCACCACCGTCTCGAAATACGCCGGTTCGACGTCGCGCGCCAGCGTGCTCTTCTGGAACGCTCTGACGAATGCCGGGGCCACCGGATCCGTTAGCGTCGACACGGTGGAGTCCCACAGCTCCTGCACGGTGGCGTGACCGCGTAGAGTGGTGAACACGCCCATCAAGACGAGTCCGAGCGTGCGATCGGGATGATCGATCGCAAAGCACGTGCTCCTCCGCGCTCTTGGCACTGGGCGTGGACGCCGGCTCGCGATCGCGCTCTCCCCCTGCCCGCAGCATGCGCGATGAGGTGAGCGCGATGTCGGCCCGCGCCCACGCCTTGTCGAAGCGGGCCCGCACAGCCCGTGCCTCATCGGCCCGGCCCTGCGCCTCGAGACTTTGCCACAGACCGAAGAGCGACCATCCGGTCTCGCGGAAGCGCTCCAGATCCTCGCGATACGCCTTCTCCGCCTGGCGCGGTCGCGCAGCCTCCAGCAACAACGCGCCGAGCACATGCCGCGTCGGCTGATGCCAGACCGGCGGGCTCGTTGTAAGGGATGGTGTCCTCAATCGTGACGGCTTCTGACACGAGCGCGATGGCCTTGTCCATCTTCCCCGCGCGCGCCGCCAGCTCCCCTCGAACGATACGGCTGGCAATCTCCAGATTGGTGAGCAGTGGCAGATCCTTCAGGGTCGTCCGAAACGCTTCATGATTCATCACGGTCGCCAACAAAGCGACCTCCGCCTGCGCGCGAACCGCCTGGTTCCGCGCCACGAAGGCAAGGCCGCGCGCATAGTGCCAAATGCCTGTGGCGTACGGCTCGGAAGCGGGCGGCTTTGGCTCGGTCAGCATCTCCTGCCATCGGCCAAACCGTACGTAGGCGAGCCACGGCGTGACCGGGAAGTCGGCGGTCCATGCGAGCGCCCCGGCGTGATGATGCGGCACCTTGGTGGCCACCCGGCGAGCGGCATCGATGGCCACCGCGCCGCGTCCCTCGAACGTTGCCGCCGCCCACAGAAAGTGGAGGTTGTGCGGGTAATAGCTGACGGGAGGCCCTGCCTCTGGCACTGAGCCAGGTAATCCTCGTCGGCGGCGATCGCCCGTCGGTTGATGTCGGCCGCATCGGCATAGCGGCCCACGGGGATGTAGATGTGCGACGGCATGTGAACCACGTGGCCTGCAGCGGGCATCAGCGAGCCGAGACGGTCGGCGCTGGCTTCCGCGCGCTCCGGCATCTCGGAGGCTTCGAGGAGGTGGATGTAGTAATGATGTGCGCCCGCGTGGTCACGATGATTTGCGATCACGTCTTCCAGCACGCTCATCAACGTGGCCGTCTCCGCCTTCGGCGAACCGTCCTTCTGCCAGTAGTCCCACGGCATCGTGTTCATCACGGCGTCTGCGTAGAGCGTCTGCACATCCGGATCCCGTGGATGCGCCGCGGCTACGCGGGCCATCGCGGCCGCGTAGGCATGATCGAGCGGCACGCGGGGCGCCGTTGGATCCGACGCGAAGCGTGTGGCCAACGCCTCCACCAACGCCCGTTCTCGCGGGCCCGCTTCGTCCAGCGCTCCGCTCGCCGCCGCGACGGCCTGGTGTGCGAGCGTGGCATTCTCGTCGGTCAAGGGCGCGTTGAGGTTGGGGGCCAGCGCCATGGCCTGACCCCAGTACGCCATCGCCAGGTCAGGATCCAGGCGCGCCGCTTCCTGGAAGGCGCGTCGCGCCTCCTGGTGGTTGAACGCGTACAGGAGGCGCAGCCCCTGGTCGAAGAAGGCCTGCGCCTTCGGGTTGACGGTAGTGACCTCCATATGCAGCGTGCCGAGGCCGCGAAGCTCCGGCGCCAGAGGCCGGTCGGATGCTCGAGCGATGGCCGGCACGAGGACGACGAGCGACGTGAGCGTCAAAAAGACGAGGACATGGCGTCTATTGGGAATTCGCAGTGATGACATTTGATACTCCTCCCTGTCTGACAGAGATCCCCCGCATTCATGGATCTGGGCGTGAGGGCGCGCCTTACGGTGTGAGGCGCTACATCCGCCCGCGGCAAGAAGGGATGCCCGCGACGAAAGGTTCTACCTTGACACGGGCCCCGAGAGCGAGATAGGTATTACCTGTTAAGGCTACACGTTTTCTGCGGGGCCGTTGATCTGCCCGCTTTGCTGGATTGGTCTCGATGGCCGGGAGCGAAAGGTTCGTCCGGCACAGGACCACGATTTGGAGGAGGGATGACCATGTCCACGCGACTCTCGCGTTCAGCTCGGCGTTGCTTGCGTCTGATCGGCGGTGCCGCGGCTGCCGTCGCGCTCATCGTCGCCGCTCTGGCCCCGGCCGAGGCGCAGGTGCTCTACGGGTCCATTGTGGGCAACGTCAGGGATTCGAGCGGCGCGGCGGTCCCAGGCGCGACGGTTGTCATCACGCAGCAAGGCCGCAACCTGACCCGTGAAACGGCGACCGACCAGCAGGGGAGCTACACCTTCTCGACCGTACCGACTGGGCCGTATACGGTTCGGGTCACGCTCGATGGCTTCCGCACGTTCGAGCGCGAGCAGGTGCCGGTGACGCTCAACTCGGTCGCCCGCGTCGACGTCACGCTCGAGGTCGGTGCGCTGGCCGAGACGGTCATGGTGGCTGCCGACACGCCGCTCCTCCAGACGGATCGCGCGGAGGTCCGGGCGGAGATCAACGCCACCGAGCTCGAGAACCTACCGGTGCCGCTCGGCCGCAACTACCAGCAGCTCTTCAAGTATCTCCCGGGCTTCACGCCACCCGACGACGCCCACTCCGTGCCGTCCAACCCGTCGCGCGCGCTCGTCTTCAACGCCAACGGCGCGAGCCGTAGCAGCAACAACACACGGATCGACGGCGTGAGCACGACCAACATCTGGCTACCCCACGTCGCGGCGTATGTCCCGGCGCTCGAGTCGCTCGAGACGGTGAACGTGGTCTCCAACAGCTTCGACGCCGAACAGGGGTTGGCGGGTGGCTCGGCGATCAACGTGCAGATCAAGAGCGGCACGAACGAGATCACCGGCTCGGCGTTCGAGTATCACCACAACGAGAACCTGCGATCGCGCGATTACTTCGCGCCGCCCGGCACCGACAAGGGCGACTTCTCGTACAACCAGTTCGGCGGCACGCTCGGCGGGCCGCTCGTCCGGAACAAGCTGTTCTTCTTTGGGAGCTACGAGAGCACCCTCGACCGCCAGACGGTCAACTCCATTCGAGATGTCCCGACCGACGCGCTGCGGCGGGGTGATCTGTCGGCCTCCCCAAACCCGATCTACGACCCCCTGACCGGCAACCCCGACGGATCGGGACGCACACCGTTCCCAAACAACCGAATCCCAGCCGATCGCATTCACCCCATTGCGC
Proteins encoded:
- a CDS encoding metallophosphoesterase yields the protein MRYLVLSDLHANLQALEAVLAAAPPRSYDCFLVLGDLVGYGADPNVVIEQIRELRPDAVIRGNHDKVAGGLLAPETFNPAARQAVDWTIEALDAPNRDYLRALPAGPLVLDERIELWHGAPDDEDFYIFTLEDAEHAAYLLRRPIGLFGHTHVQGIYRFPGETNGVRYVRPDAEGRVALPEDGRVLINPGSVGQPRDGDPRAAFAIVDTTAGVVDLRRVPYAIATAQARILEAGLPASLATRLAMGR
- a CDS encoding alpha/beta fold hydrolase, which encodes MCSARCCWRLRDRARRRRRIARIWSASARPDGRSSVCGKVSRRRAGPMRHGLCGPASTRRGRGPTSRSPHRACCGQGESAIASRRPRPVPRARRSTCFAIDHPDRTLGLVLMGVFTTLRGHATVQELWDSTVSTLTDPVAPAFVRAFQKSTLARDVEPAYFETVVRESLKVPAQVWRQTFKAFLETPDFPGAGAITAPTLILWGDQDGLSPRQDQEALRTAIPGARLIVHRGAGHGLHWEDPGRVAVDLVAFIQELEPSVPRSLDPLIPRSLDPSIP